The following proteins come from a genomic window of Salvia hispanica cultivar TCC Black 2014 chromosome 4, UniMelb_Shisp_WGS_1.0, whole genome shotgun sequence:
- the LOC125219522 gene encoding probable serine/threonine-protein kinase nek3 isoform X4: MATSVQFRPHSRDLGMVMREVDEDLAIFLGMKNGTEPKPDSLLTSNELGEEAFQSLADDSLLNLETSNNDHDWLLAQQDAAANQADASSGECVSLSSEIPKSNNLGPSAAAAANKRPLSSGGRKPSSSRAATPTRRPTLAGAKSKPSRASTPTSRVPAAATKSSKPVAAPVRTSTPSRVSPRSSTPTSRTTAPAASSKPGSTSRASTPAARSVSAAPMHKPTTTSTTSSKAPSERASSRGKTSSIVTKNPVATHGGSSSRAPNPSEMLSMSHDAPKSLKTSVPNRPASASRGRPSALSSPSKGKPRQKSCSPTKARGTKGNAHRNGSATLSRSRGYGRHGDDDDYVNPVVLGTKMVERVVNSRKLAPPKQDEHISLENPKRSSNENSGFGRSLSKKSLDMAIRHMDIRRSVNAAGSLKPVATTTVLSYFSNGNQSSSSQSSSFGISESPVTSSSDSSKSSNCVNSYFS, translated from the exons ATGGCA ACATCCGTACAGTTTAGGCCACACAGCAGAGATCTGGGGATGGTGATGAGGGAAGTTGATGAAGATCTTGCTATATTTTTGGGAATGAAGAATG GCACGGAGCCAAAACCGGATAGCTTGTTGACATCGAATGAATTGGGAGAAGAGGCCTTTCAGAGTTTGGCTGATGATAGTTTGCTCAATTTAGAGACTAGCAATAATGACCATGATTG GCTCCTCGCGCAACAAGATGCAGCAGCAAATCAGGCTGATGCATCGAGTGGTGAATGTGTTTCTCTGAGCTCCGAG AtaccaaaatcaaacaatctAGGCCCTtcggctgctgctgctgcaaaTAAAAGGCCTTTATCGTCTGGTGGCAGAAAACCGTCATCCTCTAGAGCAGCAACGCCTACTAGACGACCAACATTGGCTGGTGCAAAGTCGAAGCCTTCTCGTGCCTCCACACCCACGTCTCGTGTACCTGCTGCAGCAACAAAATCTTCTAAGCCTGTGGCTGCTCCAGTGAGAACCTCGACTCCTTCAAGAGTTTCACCGCGGTCTTCTACTCCAACCTCAAGAACTACTGCGCCTGCAGCTAGCTCAAAGCCTGGATCCACGTCTCGTGCTTCCACTCCAGCTGCTAGATCCGTCTCTGCTGCACCTATGCACAAGccaacaacgacatcaaccaCTTCTAGCAAGGCTCCTTCCGAGAGAGCTTCTTCAAGGGGAAAAACAAGCTCCATAGTCACAAAAAACCCAGTTGCAACGCATGGAGGCTCTTCGTCTAGGGCTCCAAATCCCTCGGAGATGCTGTCCATGTCTCATGATGCCCCAAAGAGTTTAAAAACATCTGTGCCAAATAGGCCTGCATCTGCATCAAGAGGGAGGCCTAGTGCCCTCTCGTCTCCTTCCAAAGGGAAACCGAGGCAGAAATCATGTTCTCCTACCAAAGCACGGGGGACAAAAGGCAATGCTCATAGAAATGGAAGCGCGACACTATCAAGAAGTCGGGGATATGGTAGAcatggtgatgatgatgattatgTGAATCCTGTTGTGTTGGGGACGAAAATGGTGGAACGAGTCGTGAACTCAAGGAAACTAGCTCCACCTAAGCAAGACGAACACATCTCTCTCGAAAACCCCAAGAGATCCTCCAATGAGAACTCGGGTTTTGGAAGATCACTCTCAAAGAAATCACTAGACATGGCTATAAGGCACATG GACATCAGACGAAGTGTTAATGCTGCTGGAAGCTTAAAACCAGTAGCAACAACTACAGTTCTGTCCTATTTTTCCAATGGCAATCAATCTAGTTCTTCTCAAAGCAGCTCGTTTGGCATCTCAGAGTCTCCAGTCACATCAAGCAGTGATAGTTCCAAGTCGAGCAACTGCGTTAACTCGTATTTTTCTTGA
- the LOC125219522 gene encoding cell wall protein RBR3-like isoform X3, producing the protein MATSVQFRPHSRDLGMVMREVDEDLAIFLGMKNGTEPKPDSLLTSNELGEEAFQSLADDSLLNLETSNNDHDWLLAQQDAAANQADASSGECVSLSSEQIPKSNNLGPSAAAAANKRPLSSGGRKPSSSRAATPTRRPTLAGAKSKPSRASTPTSRVPAAATKSSKPVAAPVRTSTPSRVSPRSSTPTSRTTAPAASSKPGSTSRASTPAARSVSAAPMHKPTTTSTTSSKAPSERASSRGKTSSIVTKNPVATHGGSSSRAPNPSEMLSMSHDAPKSLKTSVPNRPASASRGRPSALSSPSKGKPRQKSCSPTKARGTKGNAHRNGSATLSRSRGYGRHGDDDDYVNPVVLGTKMVERVVNSRKLAPPKQDEHISLENPKRSSNENSGFGRSLSKKSLDMAIRHMDIRRSVNAAGSLKPVATTTVLSYFSNGNQSSSSQSSSFGISESPVTSSSDSSKSSNCVNSYFS; encoded by the exons ATGGCA ACATCCGTACAGTTTAGGCCACACAGCAGAGATCTGGGGATGGTGATGAGGGAAGTTGATGAAGATCTTGCTATATTTTTGGGAATGAAGAATG GCACGGAGCCAAAACCGGATAGCTTGTTGACATCGAATGAATTGGGAGAAGAGGCCTTTCAGAGTTTGGCTGATGATAGTTTGCTCAATTTAGAGACTAGCAATAATGACCATGATTG GCTCCTCGCGCAACAAGATGCAGCAGCAAATCAGGCTGATGCATCGAGTGGTGAATGTGTTTCTCTGAGCTCCGAG CAGAtaccaaaatcaaacaatctAGGCCCTtcggctgctgctgctgcaaaTAAAAGGCCTTTATCGTCTGGTGGCAGAAAACCGTCATCCTCTAGAGCAGCAACGCCTACTAGACGACCAACATTGGCTGGTGCAAAGTCGAAGCCTTCTCGTGCCTCCACACCCACGTCTCGTGTACCTGCTGCAGCAACAAAATCTTCTAAGCCTGTGGCTGCTCCAGTGAGAACCTCGACTCCTTCAAGAGTTTCACCGCGGTCTTCTACTCCAACCTCAAGAACTACTGCGCCTGCAGCTAGCTCAAAGCCTGGATCCACGTCTCGTGCTTCCACTCCAGCTGCTAGATCCGTCTCTGCTGCACCTATGCACAAGccaacaacgacatcaaccaCTTCTAGCAAGGCTCCTTCCGAGAGAGCTTCTTCAAGGGGAAAAACAAGCTCCATAGTCACAAAAAACCCAGTTGCAACGCATGGAGGCTCTTCGTCTAGGGCTCCAAATCCCTCGGAGATGCTGTCCATGTCTCATGATGCCCCAAAGAGTTTAAAAACATCTGTGCCAAATAGGCCTGCATCTGCATCAAGAGGGAGGCCTAGTGCCCTCTCGTCTCCTTCCAAAGGGAAACCGAGGCAGAAATCATGTTCTCCTACCAAAGCACGGGGGACAAAAGGCAATGCTCATAGAAATGGAAGCGCGACACTATCAAGAAGTCGGGGATATGGTAGAcatggtgatgatgatgattatgTGAATCCTGTTGTGTTGGGGACGAAAATGGTGGAACGAGTCGTGAACTCAAGGAAACTAGCTCCACCTAAGCAAGACGAACACATCTCTCTCGAAAACCCCAAGAGATCCTCCAATGAGAACTCGGGTTTTGGAAGATCACTCTCAAAGAAATCACTAGACATGGCTATAAGGCACATG GACATCAGACGAAGTGTTAATGCTGCTGGAAGCTTAAAACCAGTAGCAACAACTACAGTTCTGTCCTATTTTTCCAATGGCAATCAATCTAGTTCTTCTCAAAGCAGCTCGTTTGGCATCTCAGAGTCTCCAGTCACATCAAGCAGTGATAGTTCCAAGTCGAGCAACTGCGTTAACTCGTATTTTTCTTGA
- the LOC125219522 gene encoding cell wall protein RBR3-like isoform X1 → MATSVQFRPHSRDLGMVMREVDEDLAIFLGMKNGTEPKPDSLLTSNELGEEAFQSLADDSLLNLETSNNDHDWSCFRLLAQQDAAANQADASSGECVSLSSEQIPKSNNLGPSAAAAANKRPLSSGGRKPSSSRAATPTRRPTLAGAKSKPSRASTPTSRVPAAATKSSKPVAAPVRTSTPSRVSPRSSTPTSRTTAPAASSKPGSTSRASTPAARSVSAAPMHKPTTTSTTSSKAPSERASSRGKTSSIVTKNPVATHGGSSSRAPNPSEMLSMSHDAPKSLKTSVPNRPASASRGRPSALSSPSKGKPRQKSCSPTKARGTKGNAHRNGSATLSRSRGYGRHGDDDDYVNPVVLGTKMVERVVNSRKLAPPKQDEHISLENPKRSSNENSGFGRSLSKKSLDMAIRHMDIRRSVNAAGSLKPVATTTVLSYFSNGNQSSSSQSSSFGISESPVTSSSDSSKSSNCVNSYFS, encoded by the exons ATGGCA ACATCCGTACAGTTTAGGCCACACAGCAGAGATCTGGGGATGGTGATGAGGGAAGTTGATGAAGATCTTGCTATATTTTTGGGAATGAAGAATG GCACGGAGCCAAAACCGGATAGCTTGTTGACATCGAATGAATTGGGAGAAGAGGCCTTTCAGAGTTTGGCTGATGATAGTTTGCTCAATTTAGAGACTAGCAATAATGACCATGATTG GTCGTGTTTCAGGCTCCTCGCGCAACAAGATGCAGCAGCAAATCAGGCTGATGCATCGAGTGGTGAATGTGTTTCTCTGAGCTCCGAG CAGAtaccaaaatcaaacaatctAGGCCCTtcggctgctgctgctgcaaaTAAAAGGCCTTTATCGTCTGGTGGCAGAAAACCGTCATCCTCTAGAGCAGCAACGCCTACTAGACGACCAACATTGGCTGGTGCAAAGTCGAAGCCTTCTCGTGCCTCCACACCCACGTCTCGTGTACCTGCTGCAGCAACAAAATCTTCTAAGCCTGTGGCTGCTCCAGTGAGAACCTCGACTCCTTCAAGAGTTTCACCGCGGTCTTCTACTCCAACCTCAAGAACTACTGCGCCTGCAGCTAGCTCAAAGCCTGGATCCACGTCTCGTGCTTCCACTCCAGCTGCTAGATCCGTCTCTGCTGCACCTATGCACAAGccaacaacgacatcaaccaCTTCTAGCAAGGCTCCTTCCGAGAGAGCTTCTTCAAGGGGAAAAACAAGCTCCATAGTCACAAAAAACCCAGTTGCAACGCATGGAGGCTCTTCGTCTAGGGCTCCAAATCCCTCGGAGATGCTGTCCATGTCTCATGATGCCCCAAAGAGTTTAAAAACATCTGTGCCAAATAGGCCTGCATCTGCATCAAGAGGGAGGCCTAGTGCCCTCTCGTCTCCTTCCAAAGGGAAACCGAGGCAGAAATCATGTTCTCCTACCAAAGCACGGGGGACAAAAGGCAATGCTCATAGAAATGGAAGCGCGACACTATCAAGAAGTCGGGGATATGGTAGAcatggtgatgatgatgattatgTGAATCCTGTTGTGTTGGGGACGAAAATGGTGGAACGAGTCGTGAACTCAAGGAAACTAGCTCCACCTAAGCAAGACGAACACATCTCTCTCGAAAACCCCAAGAGATCCTCCAATGAGAACTCGGGTTTTGGAAGATCACTCTCAAAGAAATCACTAGACATGGCTATAAGGCACATG GACATCAGACGAAGTGTTAATGCTGCTGGAAGCTTAAAACCAGTAGCAACAACTACAGTTCTGTCCTATTTTTCCAATGGCAATCAATCTAGTTCTTCTCAAAGCAGCTCGTTTGGCATCTCAGAGTCTCCAGTCACATCAAGCAGTGATAGTTCCAAGTCGAGCAACTGCGTTAACTCGTATTTTTCTTGA
- the LOC125219522 gene encoding uncharacterized serine-rich protein C215.13-like isoform X2, with translation MATSVQFRPHSRDLGMVMREVDEDLAIFLGMKNGTEPKPDSLLTSNELGEEAFQSLADDSLLNLETSNNDHDWSCFRLLAQQDAAANQADASSGECVSLSSEIPKSNNLGPSAAAAANKRPLSSGGRKPSSSRAATPTRRPTLAGAKSKPSRASTPTSRVPAAATKSSKPVAAPVRTSTPSRVSPRSSTPTSRTTAPAASSKPGSTSRASTPAARSVSAAPMHKPTTTSTTSSKAPSERASSRGKTSSIVTKNPVATHGGSSSRAPNPSEMLSMSHDAPKSLKTSVPNRPASASRGRPSALSSPSKGKPRQKSCSPTKARGTKGNAHRNGSATLSRSRGYGRHGDDDDYVNPVVLGTKMVERVVNSRKLAPPKQDEHISLENPKRSSNENSGFGRSLSKKSLDMAIRHMDIRRSVNAAGSLKPVATTTVLSYFSNGNQSSSSQSSSFGISESPVTSSSDSSKSSNCVNSYFS, from the exons ATGGCA ACATCCGTACAGTTTAGGCCACACAGCAGAGATCTGGGGATGGTGATGAGGGAAGTTGATGAAGATCTTGCTATATTTTTGGGAATGAAGAATG GCACGGAGCCAAAACCGGATAGCTTGTTGACATCGAATGAATTGGGAGAAGAGGCCTTTCAGAGTTTGGCTGATGATAGTTTGCTCAATTTAGAGACTAGCAATAATGACCATGATTG GTCGTGTTTCAGGCTCCTCGCGCAACAAGATGCAGCAGCAAATCAGGCTGATGCATCGAGTGGTGAATGTGTTTCTCTGAGCTCCGAG AtaccaaaatcaaacaatctAGGCCCTtcggctgctgctgctgcaaaTAAAAGGCCTTTATCGTCTGGTGGCAGAAAACCGTCATCCTCTAGAGCAGCAACGCCTACTAGACGACCAACATTGGCTGGTGCAAAGTCGAAGCCTTCTCGTGCCTCCACACCCACGTCTCGTGTACCTGCTGCAGCAACAAAATCTTCTAAGCCTGTGGCTGCTCCAGTGAGAACCTCGACTCCTTCAAGAGTTTCACCGCGGTCTTCTACTCCAACCTCAAGAACTACTGCGCCTGCAGCTAGCTCAAAGCCTGGATCCACGTCTCGTGCTTCCACTCCAGCTGCTAGATCCGTCTCTGCTGCACCTATGCACAAGccaacaacgacatcaaccaCTTCTAGCAAGGCTCCTTCCGAGAGAGCTTCTTCAAGGGGAAAAACAAGCTCCATAGTCACAAAAAACCCAGTTGCAACGCATGGAGGCTCTTCGTCTAGGGCTCCAAATCCCTCGGAGATGCTGTCCATGTCTCATGATGCCCCAAAGAGTTTAAAAACATCTGTGCCAAATAGGCCTGCATCTGCATCAAGAGGGAGGCCTAGTGCCCTCTCGTCTCCTTCCAAAGGGAAACCGAGGCAGAAATCATGTTCTCCTACCAAAGCACGGGGGACAAAAGGCAATGCTCATAGAAATGGAAGCGCGACACTATCAAGAAGTCGGGGATATGGTAGAcatggtgatgatgatgattatgTGAATCCTGTTGTGTTGGGGACGAAAATGGTGGAACGAGTCGTGAACTCAAGGAAACTAGCTCCACCTAAGCAAGACGAACACATCTCTCTCGAAAACCCCAAGAGATCCTCCAATGAGAACTCGGGTTTTGGAAGATCACTCTCAAAGAAATCACTAGACATGGCTATAAGGCACATG GACATCAGACGAAGTGTTAATGCTGCTGGAAGCTTAAAACCAGTAGCAACAACTACAGTTCTGTCCTATTTTTCCAATGGCAATCAATCTAGTTCTTCTCAAAGCAGCTCGTTTGGCATCTCAGAGTCTCCAGTCACATCAAGCAGTGATAGTTCCAAGTCGAGCAACTGCGTTAACTCGTATTTTTCTTGA